CCGGGTCCGGCTCCGGTAGGATCGTGTCCACCACCGCTGGTGGCGCGGGCAACGGTGCCACCACCGAGGGCGCCGGCGCGGCCCCGCGCGCTGGGCGAGGGGCCTTCGGCTCCGCTTTCGGCTCGGCAGGCTTCGCTGCAGGTTTTGCTGCAGGCTTCGCGGCCGGTTTCTGCGCCGGCGCAGCCGCCGGCGCGTCCCCACCCGTCGCCCCCACCCCCGCATCCGGCGTCACCTTGAAAAAGCTGCTGCTGCAGGCGGCGGTCGACGCGGCAAGCATCACCAGCGACGCGCGCACGGCGACGCGCCCGAACATCCGGGGAGTGGGCGGAATCAGCATATTCCGCAAGATACCATCCGCGCCCTTCTCCGCTGCACGACGTTTCCGACTCGGACCCGCCTCCGCATGACCGATCGCCTGTACTACACCGACGCACGTCTCGACCGCTTCACCGCCGTCGTGCTCGATATCACCGACGAGGGCCGACGCGTGGTGCTTGACCGCACCGCCTTCTATCCCACCTCGGGCGGGCAGCCGCACGATCTGGGCACATTGGGCGGCATCGCCGTCGTCAACGTCATCGACGACGACGAGCGCATCGCGCACCTGCTCGCCGAGCCGATCGGCGTCCCCTTGGGCTCGATGTTGGTGGGGCAGATCGACATGACACGGCGCTTCGATCACATGCAGCAGCACACCGGTCAGCACCTGCTCTCGGCCATGCTCACCGACGAATTCGGCTGGCCCACCGTGAGCGTGCACTTCGGCGACGACACCAACACCGTCGATGTGGCCTGCGACGATTTCGACGCCACCACGCTCGCCGCCATCGAACGTCGCGCCAACGCGCTCATCGTGCAGAATCGCCGCGTCACCGTGTCCTTCGAAGACGGGGCCGAGGCCACGGGGCTGCGCAAGCCGAGCGATCGCGACGGCGAGTTGCGCATCGTGACCATTGAAGGCATCGACCGCAGTGCTTGTGGCGGCACGCATGTCGATTTCACCGGAGAGATCGGCGCCCTGCTGCTGCGACGGGCCGAGAAAACCAAGGGCAACACGCGTATCGAGTTCGTGTGCGGGCACCGCGCCGTATCCCGCGCCCGTCTCGACGCCGACCTGCTCACCAAAGCGGCGCGCACATTGTCCGCCGCGCCGCACGATCTGCCCGGCTTGGTGGAACAGCAGCTCCAACGCCTCGCCGACCTCGAACGCGAGCGCAAACGCCTGGCCGCCGAACTCGCACGACACGAAGCGGCCGCACTCTGGACGGCGTGTATCCCCGACAGCGATGGCGTGCGACGTATCGTAGTGTCTGCATCGGGACCAGTGAAGGAATCCGAACCGCTCGCCCAGCAACTTGTAGCACTCGGCTTCTGCGCGGTCGTGGTCACGAACGCCGCCGCGGGCGGGGTGTTGATGGCCACCGCGCAAGACACCGGAATCGACGCGGGACAGACACTCCGCACCGCCCTGCAGGCCGTGGGTGGTCGTGGTGGCGGGTCACCTCGCCTCGCGCAGGGCGCAGTCCCCGATCCGTCGCAGCTGCACATCGTGCTCGAGCAACTCGGCTTTCTCCCCCCGTCAAAGGAGCTTCTCGCGTGAAGATCACCCGCCCGTCGCCGTCGGAGCACGCACCGTTCGCCAGCACCTACATCGACGCCACCGCCAAGGCCCTGAGCGCCATGGGGACCGATCATCTCTGGTCGCTGCTGGTCACGCAGCCGATGGCCCTCGTGGAGCTGCTCGACGCCGTCGACCCCGCGCTGGTGGATTTCGCCTACGCGCCGGGCAAGTGGACGTTGGGCGAATC
The Gemmatimonas sp. DNA segment above includes these coding regions:
- a CDS encoding DHHA1 domain-containing protein → MTDRLYYTDARLDRFTAVVLDITDEGRRVVLDRTAFYPTSGGQPHDLGTLGGIAVVNVIDDDERIAHLLAEPIGVPLGSMLVGQIDMTRRFDHMQQHTGQHLLSAMLTDEFGWPTVSVHFGDDTNTVDVACDDFDATTLAAIERRANALIVQNRRVTVSFEDGAEATGLRKPSDRDGELRIVTIEGIDRSACGGTHVDFTGEIGALLLRRAEKTKGNTRIEFVCGHRAVSRARLDADLLTKAARTLSAAPHDLPGLVEQQLQRLADLERERKRLAAELARHEAAALWTACIPDSDGVRRIVVSASGPVKESEPLAQQLVALGFCAVVVTNAAAGGVLMATAQDTGIDAGQTLRTALQAVGGRGGGSPRLAQGAVPDPSQLHIVLEQLGFLPPSKELLA